In a single window of the Acidobacteriota bacterium genome:
- a CDS encoding VanW family protein has protein sequence MRRRISEIHPFIYNTRIWQKRLARRVSDKKRRIRFAAEQSTNDLPFSCKKHQSLLRRKLGDSDPQLQENKIINLSIAAPKVDSILIRPGETFSFWQCIGETTAERGYVEGMQLSRGEVVQGVGGGLCQLANLLYWMALHTDLKVVERHHHSFDPFPDENRVLPFGSGSGVFYNYIDLRFFNPTQNTFQVKVWLTENHLKGSILAQNEPELAYHVVEKEHKFVKKAGRNYRQNEIWREVIDRNTGNKIREELTARNFAEVKYELNFAAVGCNF, from the coding sequence ATGAGACGGCGGATTTCAGAGATACATCCTTTTATTTACAATACACGCATTTGGCAGAAGCGGCTTGCTCGCCGCGTTTCGGACAAAAAACGTAGAATTCGTTTCGCTGCAGAACAAAGTACGAATGATCTTCCGTTCAGTTGTAAAAAACATCAGTCGCTGCTGCGACGAAAACTCGGCGATTCGGACCCGCAGCTGCAGGAAAACAAAATAATCAACCTCAGCATCGCCGCACCGAAGGTCGACAGTATCCTGATCCGGCCGGGCGAGACGTTCTCTTTTTGGCAATGTATAGGCGAAACGACCGCGGAAAGAGGCTACGTCGAAGGAATGCAGCTGTCTAGAGGTGAAGTAGTTCAGGGCGTCGGCGGCGGGCTTTGCCAACTGGCGAATTTGCTCTACTGGATGGCCCTGCATACCGATCTAAAGGTGGTCGAACGCCATCATCATAGTTTCGATCCGTTTCCTGATGAGAACCGCGTGCTTCCGTTCGGCTCAGGCTCCGGCGTCTTCTATAATTACATCGACCTGCGGTTTTTCAATCCGACCCAAAACACTTTTCAGGTAAAGGTTTGGCTGACCGAAAACCACCTGAAAGGATCGATCTTGGCCCAAAATGAGCCCGAACTCGCTTATCACGTAGTCGAAAAAGAACATAAATTCGTCAAAAAGGCAGGTCGCAACTATCGCCAAAACGAAATATGGCGTGAGGTGATCGACCGTAATACGGGCAATAAGATCAGGGAGGAACTGACAGCCCGCAACTTCGCTGAGGTCAAGTACGAATTGAATTTTGCCGCTGTAGGTTGTAACTTCTAA
- a CDS encoding biotin--[acetyl-CoA-carboxylase] ligase, translated as MNITQINYDVTDSTNSEAVRQAKLGAAEGVCIVARGQTAGRGRQGRSWISEKDSGLYFSIILRPKLDPQFLPLITLMAGVAVHDALVEIGLKPDVKWVNDVHNKGKKISGILAETTDTPTGTAVIVGIGINVRSGNFPPELEDIATSIEDEGFVTTPGEVAAVLTKYLSYFYEILVSHDGPAAIRDEWSKRSSYHSGKMVRAVSNGDTIEGTTDGIEANGALRVIDENGALHVIQAGDVELLRTT; from the coding sequence ATGAACATCACTCAGATAAATTACGACGTGACAGACTCTACAAATTCTGAGGCGGTCCGTCAGGCAAAGCTTGGTGCCGCTGAGGGCGTCTGTATTGTCGCTCGCGGGCAAACTGCGGGGCGTGGGCGACAAGGCCGCAGTTGGATCAGCGAAAAGGATTCGGGGCTCTATTTCAGCATTATTCTTCGGCCAAAGCTCGACCCTCAGTTTTTACCGCTTATCACATTGATGGCCGGCGTCGCGGTGCATGACGCACTTGTCGAAATTGGCCTGAAGCCTGATGTCAAATGGGTCAACGACGTGCATAACAAAGGTAAAAAGATATCCGGAATTCTTGCCGAAACCACCGACACGCCGACCGGAACAGCCGTTATCGTAGGCATCGGCATCAACGTCCGCAGCGGCAATTTCCCGCCCGAGCTCGAGGACATTGCTACATCGATCGAAGATGAAGGCTTTGTCACAACGCCCGGAGAAGTTGCAGCCGTTTTGACCAAGTATCTCAGCTACTTTTATGAGATACTTGTTTCCCATGATGGTCCAGCCGCCATACGCGATGAATGGAGCAAACGGTCGAGCTATCACTCAGGGAAAATGGTGCGGGCCGTGTCTAACGGTGACACCATCGAAGGAACCACGGACGGCATTGAAGCGAACGGAGCGTTGCGCGTAATTGATGAGAACGGAGCACTTCACGTGATTCAGGCGGGTGACGTTGAGTTATTGCGGACTACATGA